A stretch of the Filimonas lacunae genome encodes the following:
- a CDS encoding cold-shock protein: MAKSQDTFTKRERERQRLKKQMDKKDKMLERKTNKEKGKSLEDMLAYVDENGNLADKPADPRKKQVFRKEDMMIAIPKMEDIPVDLLRTGTITFFNYDKGFGFITDHVSQESIFVHTSELTFNARENDKVQFNIGKGPKGPVATNVEAFKP; this comes from the coding sequence ATGGCAAAATCGCAAGACACATTTACTAAAAGAGAAAGAGAAAGACAGCGTCTTAAAAAACAAATGGACAAGAAAGACAAGATGCTGGAACGAAAAACCAATAAGGAGAAAGGAAAAAGCCTGGAAGACATGTTGGCTTATGTAGATGAAAATGGCAACCTGGCCGACAAACCAGCCGATCCACGCAAAAAGCAGGTATTCAGAAAAGAAGACATGATGATTGCCATTCCTAAAATGGAAGATATACCGGTTGACTTATTGAGAACAGGCACTATCACCTTCTTCAACTACGATAAAGGTTTTGGCTTTATTACCGATCACGTTTCGCAGGAAAGCATTTTTGTGCATACATCAGAACTTACATTCAATGCACGCGAAAACGATAAGGTTCAGTTTAATATAGGAAAAGGCCCCAAAGGACCTGTTGCTACAAATGTGGAAGCATTTAAACCTTAA